The nucleotide window GCCCAGGCTTGTGCGAGCGAGCCCTGGGTGTCGATGCCGCGGCAGGCGTCCTCGATCACATAGGTCTCGAAGCCCGCCTTGCGAGCGTCGAGCGCGCTCCATGCCACGCAGAAGTCGGTGGCGAGGCCGGCGAGGAAAACCCGCTTCACCTCGCGCGCCTTCAGGTAGGCGGCGAGCCCCGTCGTGGTCTTGCCGTCGGCCTCGGTGAAGGCCGAATAGCTGTCGATTCCCTTGTGAAATCCCTTGCGGATGACGAGGCCGGCATGCGGGATCGAAAGGTCCTTCGACAGCGAGGCGCTCTCGGTGCCCTGCACGCAGTGCTCGGGCCACAGCACCTGCCTGCCGTAGGGTAGATCGATGGTTTCGAACGGCTTCCGGCCGGAATGGGATGTGGCGAACGAGATATGGCCCGGCGTGTGCCAGTCCTGCGTCAGCACCACATTGGCAAAACTCTCGGCGATGCGGTTGATGACGGGAACGACCTGATCGCCGTCATTGACCGCGAGGCTGCCGCCGGGCAGAAAATCGTTCTGCACGTCGATGACGAGCAGCGCGGATGCGTCGTCAGGTTCGATCGGTGCGTTCCAAAGCGCCGTTGGAGCGAGGGCAGCGATGGACGTCGCACTGAGCGCTGTCAGAACCAGCCAGCGATCGAGCATCGTGCTTCTCCCGGTTGTGAACCCGACGGGGAAAGGCTAGTTCCACGCATGTGCGAACGAAAGCCCGAAATTGCGGCGCGGCCCGCAAATTTCGCGATCAGGTCCGCGGATGGATTCCGTCGCGCACGGCGCGGAATCGTGGAAAGGCCTTGGTCCAGTCGTCGCGCGGCGAAGAGCCGATGATGCGCATCGAGGTCTGCGAGCCGAACCGCAGCCACTGCACGATCGTCACCGGCGTGTTGTCCTTGCCGCTGATGGCATCGATGCGCGTCTCGTAGCCGGGCTGGCCATCGATGCGGACCGGCTCGGACATCGTGATGCGCCCGTCGCGTACGCCGGGAATGGTTGTCGCGATCTGCTGGGCAAAGCGGCCGCGATCGTCAGGCGATGCCGCCGTCGAGCCGATCAGGCCGATGATCATGAAGGGCGCGATCTCGAAGCCTTTCTTTTCGTCGCTGTCGGAAAGGATCAGGGCCGCTCCCGGCGCCAGTGTGCGGACGTTCTTGAAGCTCGAGAGTTCGCTGATCTTGAACGGCATCAGCCCGAGCTGCTCGTCGATCGGCACCTCGTTGCGGATCACGGCGGATGCAAACATCTGGCGCACGGCATCGTCGGTATAGATCTTCGAGGCGTTCTCCGGCACCTGCACGGCGACGTAGCCCGAGAAGGTGGGGCCGGGCAGGATCATGGAATAGCGGCGCACGTTGGTGGCGCCGTCCTTGGCATTTTCGGCGGTGTAGTAGGCGAGTCCCGCTTTGGTCTCGATGCTCTCCGGCTTGATGCCGCCAGTGCCGCCGGGATTGGCCTTGAAGGCATTGGCGACCTCGCCATAGGCTTCCGCGGGCAGGTCCGCGACCAGCACCTTGACGCCCTTATCCTCGGTCTCGAAGCCGATGAAGGATTTGGCCTTGTTGAGGCCGACCAGCGGCGTCATGCCGACCCTGGCGCCCGGCGGAAAGACCGGATCGGCGGCAAACGCGGAAGCGGCAACGGCAGAAGATATGGCGGCGACGATCAGGGCAACCGCAGCGAAGTAGCGAAGGGGCTTCATGGAGGATCTACCGGGTTTGCATGGAGGCCGCTCAGTGGGCCGGACGATGCAGCGCGTGGAATCTCTAGTCGTATCTCTGGGCCTGTTGGGTACGACAGCGTCGTTCCAGTCGGCCCGCTTTTAGCGGTTTTGACGTCCCTGCAACAGGGCTGGGTAGGCGTCCGTTCCCCCGTTACGTTCCGATATCTCGGCTTTTTTGCGGGTTTCTGCCCGGTCTTCGGGCTCTTTTTGAGGCGCCTCCAGCGGCCAAATACCGCTCCCCCTCGGACGCGTCCCGAGCCCACTCGATAGGCCGATACCCAATTGCTGCGCAACGTCTCCGCGGCGCGATCGACGAGCGGCCTTGCCGATTTCTTAATCGCGCTCCGGGCACAGGCCCCGAGCCGCCCGGGTTGACACATTCTTCCAAACGTCAGGCTTTTCAGGCCCTAAGCTTGCGTTCGGTCCTTGCAGGCCTAACCCACCCTCCTATATGAGGCTCACCGTCGCAATATCGCGAGTATTTGAACGTTGGGGGTTCGGTTAGGTGCGCCGTCCAGGGCCCAGCCAACCTGCCGCAAAAAGAAGGATATGAGGACCATGGGAAAGGTCATTGGGATCGATCTCGGCACCACGAATTCGTGCGTCGCCGTAATGGATGGCAAGACTGCAAAAGTCATCGAGAACGCGGAAGGCATGCGCACCACGCCTTCGATCGTTGCCGTCACCGATGACGGCGAGCGCCTCGTCGGCCAGCCCGCCAAGCGCCAGGCGGTGACCAATCCCGAGCGGACGTTCTTCGCGGTGAAGCGCCTGATCGGCCGCCGCTACGACGACCCGATGGTCGAGAAGGACAAGAAGCTCGTTCCCTACAAGATCGTCAAGGCATCGAACGGCGACGCCTGGGTCGAAG belongs to Bradyrhizobium icense and includes:
- the pncA gene encoding bifunctional nicotinamidase/pyrazinamidase, which produces MLDRWLVLTALSATSIAALAPTALWNAPIEPDDASALLVIDVQNDFLPGGSLAVNDGDQVVPVINRIAESFANVVLTQDWHTPGHISFATSHSGRKPFETIDLPYGRQVLWPEHCVQGTESASLSKDLSIPHAGLVIRKGFHKGIDSYSAFTEADGKTTTGLAAYLKAREVKRVFLAGLATDFCVAWSALDARKAGFETYVIEDACRGIDTQGSLAQAWADMTKAGVKRIQSGDIAG